The genomic interval ACATAAGTTATACCTAATATCATACATCAGAGTCATGATTGGATCACTGGTGTAGAGATTCGGGGGTGCTTGGGgccatgcaccccccccccccgatccaccaccaagaaaacaaaatgagtaaaagaacgtaaaggggaaaaaagagtaaaatatgatatcactttctaaatatattgtcaaaaccaGTCACAAAATTAGCTTATTTTATTAAGGGGGTTAATTAATATTGCTCGCTCGCGACTTAGAAATTTCGCTGCATACTAGTACGCCATGTTTGGCCCTCTCAACCTTTTTTGGTTCATAACGCCACTGTGATGGATTCTTCGTCGCATAAAAGAATTGacggcagtggcgtacctagaattttccacaggaggggggggggggcaaaaccgtccgccaaaaaatttgacaagccaaaaaaaaaaaaaaaaaaaaaagtcttcaagctcgtcaggggggcaataaaggtcttcaagctcgtcagggggggggggcaaaaaaaggtctttcaagctcgtcagggggggggggcagggatacgtcctttgcatgcatgggttgtggcttgtcaagggggcagactgcccccccccccccgtaggtatgCTAGTGATTGACGGTTACTGCTTGGACTCCTTGATCTCCTTGGCCCATTGCTTGGACTCCTCGTATATCTGATCGAAGAGGTCCGGACCGAGTCGTGTCCTGATGCGATCCACGTACTCCTTCAGTTTGGGTCTATCCTTTGTGAAGTCATAGCCGCATACATTTGTATCCAAAAtctagaaagagagagggggaaagggggAATGGAAgcagagggagggggagagggaaagagagagagggggagggggagggggagtggagagaaagagaaagaaattaagTGGAGCTTACGACTAATGATCCTGTGtgtgtaggcctacaatttgaataagatcatcatcatcataatgcgATTGATTAATGTCAAcatgttgcccccccccccccattctgcATACAAACCCCTTTTCGATTAAGTTAATAGAGGGCTGTGCATcaggctcttttttttttttggggggggtagaTGGTATGGGTGGAAGATCCATAATTGCTGGACGTTCTGTGAGAGGATGTGAAGTGtgtctctctcttctctctctggAAGTTTTGGATAGTGTAAATGGGCTCAGATGCAAAATAGTGATCTTGCCGACTTTTGTTGCAATGCCGTAGGCTATATGGTactggatttttaaaatattaattcCAAACTACCTTTGGTTTGGGGTGAACCGTTACGGCACCCCCGGCCATCCTAAATAGCCCTACCCCTTGGCTCTTACGTATACCTGCTCACGCACACACTGAATGATATCCAATATGTTTTGGTTATCATCGGAGAAtgttacacagtaaaaaataataacaacacaTTGTTTAAGCATGTCACTCTAACAATacgttgtttaaactttttcgtaattgtttgaactttttaaacaacttgtttaaacaGTTGCTTTAACagttaaaaagtttttttaagtttgaataatagttgttagagtgacgggcttagacaacgtgcttaaaattttaaacagcgtttttgcagtgtgtgtttaaaatactgaaaccgtgcgagaaagtggagaaagTGAGTAACAAAGAGTTGGATGGTCAAGTTGTGTGTTACCTCATTGACGGCTAAGGCATCTGCAACACTGATCTCGTCGCCACTGATAAAGGGTGTGTTTGAGATGAAGACCCGCTCAAAGACATCGAGAGAAACATTGCAGAACTTCACTTGCTCATCGATCCTCTCCTTAGGCAGCGGTTCAGGTACGAACAACTGTTCATGTTTTAAAGAATAATACAGCGCGTGTAAATAAAGGTAATCCAAATCTAATAATGATATGAGATTATTGAACACTAATTTCTTAAAATTAGCTGAAAATGGAAATCAACTCATCAGCTTCTCCATTTTACCATACTTGTACCTCTGATACTAcacattgaaaacattttttttgcctGACATGCTGTGAGTAAAGTAGTACGAGTATCATCGTACAATTACATACACccctacacacacaccctcacccactcACACAAAAAGGAAAGCATAAAAATTTACTTTACTATACTAGACACTGAATACAGCTGAGAACAGAGGACTATTGAAATGTATTTGTATGTGCAAAACATGCTTAAAGGTGCACGAACTGCATGATCCGAGGATGTACTCGATTGTTTGTATTTCGTCGTATTAAATGTGAATTTCGTTAGTCTTTGCTAATTGTCAGTGTGGGTAAGTGCACCCGCACCCACACACCTCTCCCCTCTCCTActctatacacacacacacttcccCACATACAATCTCTCTCTCGccctatatatatgtatatatatatatatatatatatatgatttaaaaaaaataataaaaataatacacacTATTTTCTCCACGAGCCCGGAAAGCGGTTCCCTCATCCCTTGGTGATGAAATGAGATGTACTCGTCGATCTTAGCCCGGCGGCTCAGGTCGGCAGGGTACCAGTGATCCGGATATTTATCTGGAAATTTAGCTGCTAGGTACCGGATGATTGCGACACTACaatgaatgaatttgaaaacattaaaaatgctgtaaaaaaatcagctagatgttttttttgttgaataattATCTTGCGAATCTTAGACCATGTCTTAACATTGGCATCCTGCCCagaccctgcccccccccccctttgtctTAACCTTTTTTGTCAGACGGTGtgaatattttatatgaaaactCGAATTAAATACAAGCATTGACTAGCTTTGAAACAAAGCAATTCATATTCCTCTTAAATACAAaactcaaaaaaataaaaaaaataaacgttaAATCAACAATTGAAATGTTGGAGGAGTGACAAGTCCAAGTCTTATTTTCAACCTTGCATCAAGCTGAAGCCAACAATAGATATTAGCGGTAATTAAATGCAGCATTTAGAACATGTAGAAAAGGTTGCCACTCCTTCAAACTTTCAATTGTTCCTTTAACGTTTcaatttttagagtgtatttctttcatttcatttttccggtttgtttttaaattattttagtaCGATGTTGATTGGTTCAAGTTAACATTCATTAATTGGTATCAATATCacacaatatttttacacaatgaatttacatgtaatgccattcttctcattcttcctctctttcccgcTCTCTCCATTTTCGAACTTCTTCcctctttatttccctttcctctctcactttctttatgttttctttatcttttcttggatatcagTCTCTATATTCATTGTCAAAATATCTATCCGAATGATTCCTAtgtttattgtgtatatttgtatataatttacaagctgtttcttttttcttttttttctttttgacgaaataccattttgtttttgtttatttgcttatatACCTTGTATCGTATATTTgtcttgtatcattttgtacttcttgttatgaacaaaatgctggcaattgccagtgaagttctaataaattcaattcaattcaattcaattcacgtCCTATTTATGTAATAAGGTGTTATCTTTCAAATCCGTGATATATCACTCTAAATTCCGATGATTTAAAATAAGTCAAGATCAGCTCTAACTACCCGACTACAGATTTAGATATAAACCTAAAATATTTTAACTTAGatcttttgaaattattttgagagttaaaataaatccaacatTCGGCTTGTCACTTTTCCGACAGCCCACCTAGTTCTATTACAAATCCTTGAAAATTGTCAGAACACTGAAAGATAATGTTCTTGATAACATAGAATTTAGAGTGTTAATGAATATTTACCTCTCTGATATGGATAAGCTCCCGTCTTTCATACCAGGTACCTTCATCAGCGGACAGAGACTCGAATATTCGGGCTTCTTCTGATCCCCTGAATTTGGAGgggcgggtgggggggggggtgtagtgGGGTAGTGGGGTTATAGTGGAGGGATCGAATGATAGAGAGCGGCCAAAGAGTTATTATTTTGAaggattttatatgaattaatataaATCACAATATAACATGAGATACTAAGCCGAGGCTTGTCTCTGGGCCAGAATAttagaataaaaatgagaagagAATAAAGGTTACTGAGTAGGAAGATATTGATCAAcaatataacattttatttgtttgatatattGCCATATTTAAAGGCCAATTTTATGAAAGCATATATAAGTCTTTTTCCACGCCGTCCGAGTCTACCTTAATACTAGGGAGTTTTCACATAGAACGAAAAAAGGGTGACTGTTGATAAACTATTATTTTGTCAGACATTTCGAAAATTGTATAAAGTCAATGAACAAATACAACGCCGTGCTCATGATAAAGTCACAACTCTTTGCTGTACATACTGCATGTGTTGCCCTTTGGACCTTTCGCTTTCTAAACATCAGAGCTATGTTTATAACAATTGATTCAGCTTCATAGTATTGTACAAATGCTTGATAAATTGCTGCTCTTTTCCGCTAAAATTACCATACTTTATTTCATACCCCTTTTGGAGGTTTAGGGAACTTGGGCATAAAATCATATGTAGTCCATTTGGCTCATCCTTTCATGAAGCCTTTACTGGGTATAGGTCTTAATTTGTTAATCAAATTAGCAAGTAGAAGCTAAAAAGGACTCATTGACTTCCACCAATAAAACTGCACGGAGTCAATATTCCAATTATAACGTACATGGTTGTATACAGGAGTCCACTGTTTGTGAAtttctcatcaaaatatagaggcATGCACCAGTATTTTTGCTACTTTTGTTACATTGCAGAAAGCTCACTTAAAAAAATGCAGAGTCTAAAATATCCGGTAAGTAGTTAATGCCAAGATGTGCAATGGAATATGCAGAAATATATGGGCACATATACTCTGAATATATCGAGTGTAACCAGAATCGTAGCAAAacaaatattacataaataaGACTTTATAATTTCAATCATATCAATAACGTCTGATCCATGATCGGCATTGCTTATTTTCAATGTAATGTTACCCCAGCATAAAcagataaaacaaacaaaacagtgAAACCTTCTTTAACAAGGTCAGCAGTCAAGCCAGTGATAAGAACTTATTTGGCCTTACCTTTTAGGACATCCACTTTACTTATAATGTGTGGGATGGTACTGCAAGAGAGGAACATCACCACAGCCCTGCATGGCTGGGATCGCATATCAACGTATATTGTAGGCTCCATCTTGATGTATGTTGGTTGCACCCCGGACAAGTTCAAACTAAAATGATTGACCTCCAAAATACACGAAAACTATCATATAATGCTGATAGCAGAAACTGCGACAGAGAAAAACCAACAGTTTTCACCGCCAGGGGTCAATAACAAAGAGCGCACTCGGAGGGCAAAGTCGTTGACACTGGTCCCTTAATCACAAATATATACAATTgactttgaataaaaacataacaaaccATCCACACCAAATTAAGAAATTCGTctgatagaaaaaaagaaacaagctCGCTTTACATTTCAAAAAATGGAGATTTTAGCTTTGAAGAAGTTCACTTGTAAaacatgttgatttttttttataccccgCAAGTACAGGTTAATATTCTGCCACGGCTCATTACCTGATATATTGGTTGTATGTATGTGTTTAGATTCTAATTGTTTTAGTTTGTTCTGGATTATGTTActtgtcacttttttttcttcttttttctttatcaatgttttttttttaatttctgtttgtTTGATTACGATCATGTCtaattatgtaaatattgtgatttcttttaattgattatttatgaaaacaataaaaacataataaaaaaaaatcgtctgaTAGCCTTCTACttatagtattttttttaagtttgggACATAGTGCTACTggtatgttttgtttttgatttGCTTTCTTTCCACGCAGCTTCCCCTCGTCTTTGTAATGACCATCCGGAATATGTCTAAAATGGAATCCACGGAGAAGTTAAGTTCATGTATAAAACCCAATGGCCTgcattctgaagtcaggtttaacttgaACCACGGTCActctgtactaaaattatggggagctaTACAGATTTAGAAATTAAGTTTTTATTGTACATTTCTTATGcttactattttgtttcttttttctttcatattgaagaaaatacttcagttatcattcccagaccattatgaacaatttgggcgTCATATGAGTTAATCAATAGAATGTTTACTGTTAGGGTTTGTGCCACAATTAACTTTCTGTAGTTAAACTTCAaatttaaaccagggtttaatttataCCCGAgtttagaatacgggccttaaAATGTCTGAGAATATATATTCATGTATGGGATCGCGgaaccgagggggggggggggggggggggagagctgGGGAATTCATACCCACCAAATCAAATCGTTCCGCTACCCCTGATGTAAACTCATAACCGCATCTATATAGTCCTACTTCCCAACTACTCCCTTCTTTCTATCCATTTATTCGGCATTTTCGGAATGCAACGCTAAACATGCAGTAAGTAATAGAAGaatgatttatattttcattcaacaTGATACTTATCGATCCAGCGACCGTAGCGATttaaccgcccccccccccgtgatctcggttatttcattttgtatttcttaaggacgttccacagttaaagtgaaatccatgtcattttcaccaaactttgcacatagatattTTAGAACCTtgatattcgaaatatgcaaaaattaacataggtccatgtgcttgattttttgttatagagcttcaaagttcacccaaatcgatgttcttaagaattgcgcattcaaaagaatttggcatttttagaccgcccaagattactacaatgagttttaatctctattactcagtcaaaatacatgaaaaagtcatcaaatttcgcaagagagttaataattgtatcgttagaatggagaatctatttatattgctatttgtttgcaattttaagtttaacagcactgtcagttcttacaaatggcgtaaaagataacaaaatcccaatctaaaaaatgtaaaaatttcagtaacaaactacaaacgtacaataaatgctgcactttattcaaaatccatgtcattttcaccaaaatttgcagagttgtagaggaaggtatacccaagaggtacaaacattaaaaaataggggttcatgtgcttgtttttaaactattagcatttttattagagcaaatgtgctttttaaaacaccaaaaatgcgccgaatgcttagtatctatgtgaagaaaaaatcaaaaccactctaccatttattcaaactcgcggggtaatattcgtgattcttggcagcactgcaaagtaaagtattttgaaattgtagacaatttttttttaatggtccatgaaataattcatttttttagcttcatgacaTAACGCATCGGTTCTGCAGTTAAAGtgaagaagatgagaaaaatcagctcatacccgcagctaatcaatcacctgttcatctattgtgacgtcagcgcgcagagtgtaaactatgcgcagaccataatgcgcacaaacataactgtggaacgtccttaattggttttaatctatttggattttgaCATTAAATTTTTCCGAAGTTACAATAGGTTTCACTTTTCAATCCACGACCGTGGTAATTAGTGACGAATGtgacaaatgaaggatttcttAACTGGGAAGAAAGGGGACGAGGAAGTCACAACAAGCCTAATTCAAGTTAGCACAAAATGACATAATCATCTACAAAAGAAATCTAGCTGATATCAGTTTTGGGGGGAGGCAATCCAGGGGTGCCCCAATTAACCTGTCACTGGGAAGTAAGCATAATTCCCTTGCTAACATAATGTATGccttccgatttttttttttgctttattttgtgaTTAGTTGAATGCAAACGATATAATTGGTCAGGAAAGATACAAATTTATGAGAATCACAGTTTGAAGGTTATTTGTATGTTTGTCTAGCTTTCATAAACATTTAATGAGCAATGAAAATTTCGcaaaattatcataattgataatttggagcgttgtggcccagtggattagtcttcagactttgaaacagagggtcgtgggttcgaatcccagccatggcgtaatttccttcggcaagaaactgatccacaatgtgctgcactcaacccaggtgaggtaaatgggtaccggtaggaagtaattccttaaaaagctgtgtgcgctatgaacgcctagcttagccgggtaataatataggagcgccttgagcacctaacaaggtggatatgtgcgcaatataaataccctatattattattattattataattatttccatCCGTTCATGTCTTTACTGTATATTGTTAATTCTGCCCCCATTGGCCAGCCATTGAGTCAGAGGGCTGGGGACAAAGTCCTCTGGATCATGGGATCACCACAGAGAGGAGCAAGCCGTATACCTCTtacgattttttaaaaataatttaagaaggaaaaatgataaaactgaGATAAATTTTTAGTTAGAAAAAAGTGCAGAAATAGGACGATAGGATTAAAAGGGAATCGGATAGGAAGGAGGAAGATGAATCAAAATAGGGGGCGTGGCAGGGGTGcacatcatgttttttttttttttatcaaactcGTTGAACTGTACCCCTATTTTACATCTGCCAAAAAAATATGTCTAGGCTTATTATGTCGCCTAAATACCATGGCCTTTCCCAATATGACCATGGCTGTTGcttaaagggatgatccgggctgaaaatgtttatatctaaataaatatagtaaaattcacaaagcaaaatgctgaaaatttcatcaaaatcggataacaaaaataataacaaagttattgaattctaaagtttatcaatatttgtgaaaacagttatatgcacatcgacatgaatattcattaggtgggctgatgatgtcacatccccactttccttttttctgtttttatcacATGAActcataaatgtttttttttttttttcatacatgtgtaaatgatgtggatcagttatgatgaaatacactgtatattgcagcaataaataactaatgaactaaatcagttgtaaatccaattgttttagttcttggtagataaatgttgaataaacctgatttcatgtaataaaatacaaaagaacaaatggagatatgacatcatcagctcacctaatgaattttcaaaaagacatgcctagaactatgtttcaccggaataatgcaaatctttaaaattaaaaaaacttcgttatttgttatgcgatttcgatcaaattttcagcattttgctttttgaaTTTTAGTCTATTCATTTAGATATAattatctccagcctggaccatccctttaaaataaTAGGCTATCTTCGCCCAAGGTTTTCAATCGGATGTGTTTACAACACTGCCCAAGGTTCTGACTCTGCAGTCTAAATTTCATGTCAATTTTCCAGGTCATTCAACATTTCGCCGGTCTAAACTGAACAATATCATCAAAACGCCATGAGAAGGGACGTTTTGAATACGGAGCGAGCGATGGAACCCGCAAAATGTTATTGATCGATTCAGGACATTGATATGAGGTTTACCAtacaaatgtaattttcttaaagatgtgtttattattttctctcaTAATCCAACACATGTTCATATACGAATCAcccaacaaaatcaaacaaattatttttgccACTGGCTTTACGCAAAACAAAATGAGTCATGCATTAAAAGGTAGCAAAGAATGCTGATGACTAAAAAAAACCTTCGTGCAGTGTCTTGATTGCCAGATATTTTGTCACGTACtcgatttattgtatatttgctTTGTTGATTTGGAAAAGTTGCAGAAAtcataaatgaaattatgaaaatgaaatattgcagtCATCCAAAGCTGCCGTCCatgataaattattttcattatattgaaATTATCAACACTGCAACACCACATACTttttaagcccccccccccacaacacCACAAATCACAACAATAAACAAATAACcgtctcctcttttttttttactctagaATATTCCAAATGCGTTCTTATACAACTATTAAAGGGTTACAAGCATAACTTCGAATCCCCCAGCCTCCCATATTTAGATGGTCAATCTAATTTATGTTTGTTTCAGCTTCTTAATTAGATCTCCCTTTGGGTTCGAGGAACCACTTACTCCCCTATGCATGAGCATTTGGCAGGGATCAGAGCTAACAGAATCATTTTCTCTCTAACGGGTATTTGGAAGGAAAGCCAGTAAAATTACCCCCTAAATACATTATGTTTGTGGAAGACTTTAAACTTTCCTCGTTAACTTTTTatctgtaaagaaaaaaatcaaagagacCACCCTTTCAATGAATCTTTAGGATTTTCCCTTCGAAATAATGAGCGTGCGTGACGAGGTCCAGATTACTtaataatattatcaaaatgatatataatcaatcagtggcgtacctaggattttccaaagggggtcAAATTTCGttcgccaaaaaaattgacaagcaaaaaaaaaaaaaaaggtctttaagtTCAAAGGAGGGGGccacttgtggctcgtcagggatcagttttgactcgtcaggggggacagggatacgtcctttgcatgagttgtgactcgtcagggggggggggcagtctgcccccttaGGTATACGCTAGTGTAATCAATAGTTATTTCCGTtgtgtatttttatcataaaatatacATCTACGGTATGTCTTTCACATACTTAGTACTGTTGTTaattatgatcatgaaaaa from Lytechinus pictus isolate F3 Inbred chromosome 2, Lp3.0, whole genome shotgun sequence carries:
- the LOC129273534 gene encoding glutathione S-transferase theta-3-like, which gives rise to MEPTIYVDMRSQPCRAVVMFLSCSTIPHIISKVDVLKGDQKKPEYSSLCPLMKVPGMKDGSLSISESVAIIRYLAAKFPDKYPDHWYPADLSRRAKIDEYISFHHQGMREPLSGLVEKILFVPEPLPKERIDEQVKFCNVSLDVFERVFISNTPFISGDEISVADALAVNEILDTNVCGYDFTKDRPKLKEYVDRIRTRLGPDLFDQIYEESKQWAKEIKESKQ